Proteins encoded within one genomic window of Onychomys torridus unplaced genomic scaffold, mOncTor1.1, whole genome shotgun sequence:
- the LOC118576586 gene encoding zinc finger protein 431-like, translating into MDPSQNNLYKDVMLETYMNLIAIGYNWEDLKVEEHCQSCQKHGSYIICHSGYKLYEHKNMERRNVHLSIGEQLEDT; encoded by the exons ATGGATCCTTCACAGAataatctctacaaagatgtgatgctggagacctataTGAACCTCATTGCTATAG GCTACAATTGGGAAGATCTTAaagttgaagaacattgtcaaagttgtcaaaaacatggaag TTATATCATATGTCACTCTGGATACAAGCTCTATGAACATAAGAATATGGAAAGAAGGAATGTACATCTCTCAATAGGAGAACAATTAGAAGATACATAG